From Chloroflexota bacterium, one genomic window encodes:
- a CDS encoding molybdopterin-dependent oxidoreductase, with protein sequence MEEITVNLLVNGSRITARVPPDLTLLTFLREHLRLTGTKNGCAQGHCGACTVILDGEATHSCLIKMSRMHGRAVQTIEGLAQGGRLHPLQQAFVDLGAVQCGFCTPGMIMAAKALLDRQPSPSTEEIKRAIARNLCRCTGYSKIIQSIKAAAEILNREDYAGPVRLRRTPTGHVVGISVARKDALPKVMGEAKYADDIHLEGMLHGKVLWSAYPHAEILDVDASEAERTAGVRAVLTARDVPGVNKIGMLIRDQPAIADKKVRFIGDPVAVVFADDLKTAEVALEKIKVTYKELEGVFSAERASEPEAPLVHESGNLMKHCTVERGNIAEGFAQSDVIIEQSYSTPFVEHAYLETEAGVAAPTADGGVAIWIGTQSPFSDRDQLADALGLTKDKVRVVQLPMGGAFGAKEEISIHFFLALGALRTGRAVKMVLTRQESLRMHPKRHRFKMYYKIGATKDGQLLAIQAKIIADTGAYASLGYDVIEQATVFATGPYYWPNVRLDGYSYYTNNIVAGAMRGFGVPQVTFAVESQLDALARALGIDPFAFRERNALAVGLPISTGQVLEGSVGMKETLARVKSTLQSMPLPTPRPGWKLGIGLASGFKNVGLGLGNEDKAGAIVELLSDGHFRIRVGCADMGQGSATIMGQIAAEVLGAGFETIEVITGDTHLTPEGGPTTASRQSYFSGNAVLRASQTLRERISALVAAECGLHQDQVIIQNNAIKDTQSGRVLLSTTDLAALAASKGILLSAEHCFVGRQTRGLCGPAEGGLDRLNKEEAPYNYVAFSFATQAAIVEVDEDSGEVNVLKMIAAHDVGKALNPLNVEGQIDGGCVMGLGFALYEEFKIEKGFNLTNTLAKCRIPTSLQAPEIIPIIVEDKEPSGPFGAKGTAEMAALPTAGAIANAIYDAVGVRLTDLPATKDKIRQALRARRGY encoded by the coding sequence ATGGAAGAGATAACCGTAAATCTCCTGGTGAATGGGAGCAGAATAACCGCCCGTGTTCCTCCTGACCTGACCTTGCTCACCTTTCTGCGCGAGCACTTGCGGCTAACCGGGACAAAGAACGGCTGTGCTCAGGGACATTGCGGCGCCTGTACGGTCATCCTGGACGGTGAAGCAACCCATTCCTGCCTCATCAAGATGTCCCGGATGCATGGCCGGGCGGTACAAACCATCGAGGGGTTGGCTCAGGGCGGCCGGTTGCACCCCCTGCAACAGGCCTTCGTTGATCTCGGCGCCGTACAGTGCGGCTTCTGTACACCCGGGATGATCATGGCGGCTAAAGCCTTGCTTGACCGTCAGCCCTCTCCCTCCACTGAGGAGATCAAGCGCGCTATCGCCCGGAACCTTTGTCGTTGCACCGGATACAGCAAGATCATTCAGTCCATCAAGGCGGCGGCTGAGATTCTCAACAGGGAAGACTACGCTGGCCCAGTCCGCCTTCGGCGGACTCCTACCGGCCACGTCGTAGGTATATCCGTGGCCAGGAAGGATGCCTTGCCCAAGGTCATGGGGGAAGCTAAATACGCCGACGATATCCATTTGGAGGGAATGCTCCACGGCAAGGTGCTCTGGAGCGCCTATCCCCACGCTGAGATCTTAGACGTAGATGCGAGTGAGGCGGAAAGGACGGCCGGCGTCAGAGCTGTGTTGACGGCCAGGGATGTGCCCGGCGTCAACAAGATCGGTATGTTGATTCGTGATCAACCGGCCATCGCTGATAAGAAAGTGCGCTTTATCGGTGACCCCGTGGCCGTGGTCTTCGCCGACGACCTGAAAACAGCTGAGGTCGCCCTAGAAAAGATAAAGGTCACTTATAAAGAGCTGGAAGGGGTCTTCTCTGCGGAGCGGGCCAGTGAGCCGGAGGCGCCCCTGGTGCACGAGAGTGGTAATTTAATGAAGCATTGCACAGTGGAGCGGGGCAACATCGCTGAGGGTTTCGCCCAGTCCGATGTCATCATCGAACAATCCTACTCGACACCCTTCGTTGAACACGCCTACCTGGAAACCGAGGCGGGGGTTGCTGCCCCCACAGCCGATGGTGGCGTCGCCATCTGGATTGGGACTCAGAGCCCCTTCTCTGATAGGGATCAGCTGGCTGATGCCCTGGGGTTAACCAAAGATAAGGTGCGCGTCGTGCAACTGCCAATGGGTGGGGCCTTTGGGGCCAAGGAGGAGATAAGCATCCATTTCTTTCTGGCCCTGGGTGCCTTACGGACGGGTAGAGCGGTCAAGATGGTGTTGACCCGTCAGGAGTCGCTACGCATGCATCCGAAACGCCATCGGTTTAAGATGTACTACAAGATTGGCGCCACCAAGGACGGTCAGCTGCTGGCTATCCAGGCCAAAATCATCGCTGACACCGGGGCCTACGCCTCCCTGGGCTACGACGTGATCGAGCAGGCGACAGTGTTCGCCACTGGGCCTTACTACTGGCCGAACGTGCGCCTGGATGGCTACTCCTATTACACCAACAACATTGTGGCCGGCGCTATGCGCGGTTTTGGGGTGCCCCAGGTGACCTTCGCCGTAGAATCACAGTTAGATGCGCTGGCCCGTGCCCTGGGCATAGACCCCTTCGCCTTTCGTGAACGGAATGCCCTGGCCGTCGGCCTTCCGATCAGTACGGGGCAGGTCCTGGAGGGCAGTGTAGGGATGAAGGAGACGCTGGCGAGGGTGAAGTCCACTTTGCAATCTATGCCCTTACCCACCCCCCGCCCTGGCTGGAAGCTAGGCATCGGTCTGGCCTCCGGTTTCAAGAATGTGGGGTTAGGACTGGGTAATGAGGACAAGGCTGGAGCGATCGTGGAGTTGCTGAGCGATGGCCACTTCAGGATCCGTGTTGGCTGCGCCGATATGGGACAGGGTTCGGCCACGATCATGGGTCAAATAGCCGCCGAGGTGCTGGGAGCTGGATTTGAAACGATAGAGGTCATCACGGGTGATACCCACCTGACGCCAGAGGGTGGCCCTACGACGGCCTCACGCCAGAGCTACTTCTCCGGCAACGCCGTGCTGCGGGCCAGCCAAACATTGCGGGAAAGGATCAGCGCCCTTGTGGCCGCAGAGTGCGGTCTGCACCAGGACCAGGTGATCATCCAGAATAATGCGATTAAGGACACCCAAAGTGGCCGAGTGCTTCTCTCTACGACTGACCTTGCTGCTCTGGCGGCCTCCAAAGGGATACTCTTGAGCGCGGAGCACTGCTTCGTAGGAAGACAAACCCGGGGGCTCTGCGGACCCGCCGAAGGCGGGCTGGACCGGCTAAATAAGGAGGAAGCCCCTTATAATTATGTCGCCTTCTCCTTCGCCACACAGGCGGCCATAGTCGAAGTGGATGAGGATAGCGGGGAGGTAAACGTTCTCAAGATGATCGCCGCTCACGATGTTGGCAAGGCCCTTAATCCGCTGAACGTGGAAGGGCAGATCGATGGCGGCTGTGTGATGGGATTGGGCTTTGCCCTCTACGAGGAGTTCAAGATAGAAAAGGGATTCAATCTCACCAATACTTTAGCCAAGTGTCGTATTCCCACTAGTTTGCAGGCGCCTGAGATAATACCAATCATCGTCGAGGATAAGGAACCCAGCGGACCCTTCGGAGCGAAAGGGACAGCCGAGATGGCTGCCCTACCGACGGCCGGCGCCATCGCCAATGCCATCTACGACGCTGTGGGGGTGCGCCTCACCGATCTCCCCGCCACTAAGGATAAGATTCGGCAAGCCTTACGAGCGAGACGAGGATATTAG
- a CDS encoding GntR family transcriptional regulator → MLKFVGHPTIWPKEGCGAFPESPPDRGMRLKTDPRPLYIQAEEVLVELLNSGAYQPGQKLPPEPILARQMGIARHTLREAIRQLEREGRLLRRQGVGTFVRAARPLIRSGLEMLESLESLAAKQGMACTTRDIAIEEAPAPKTIATRLHLPEGTAVTTLTRIKTVNGEPVAYMYSAIPQEVATTAQLRAGFQDSIIDFLVAWRHPPLEYARAEIISTAAEADLSRLLNVDASTILLLIEETFYSDTDQPIGFSANYFVPGFFKFEVVRRIPSLRP, encoded by the coding sequence ATGCTAAAGTTTGTTGGACATCCTACGATATGGCCAAAGGAGGGGTGCGGTGCCTTTCCTGAGTCGCCGCCTGACCGTGGCATGAGGCTCAAAACTGATCCACGACCATTATACATTCAGGCTGAGGAAGTGCTTGTCGAACTGTTGAACAGTGGTGCCTATCAACCAGGCCAAAAGCTGCCCCCAGAACCGATCCTGGCCAGGCAAATGGGCATCGCCCGCCACACCCTGCGGGAGGCTATCAGACAGCTAGAAAGAGAAGGGCGCCTGCTGCGTCGCCAGGGGGTGGGTACCTTCGTCAGGGCCGCAAGACCGCTTATTCGCAGTGGATTGGAAATGCTCGAAAGCCTGGAATCGCTGGCGGCGAAACAGGGCATGGCCTGTACTACCAGGGATATAGCCATCGAGGAAGCGCCTGCCCCCAAAACGATCGCCACCAGGCTCCACCTACCAGAGGGAACAGCAGTCACGACGCTCACCCGCATCAAGACGGTGAACGGAGAGCCGGTCGCCTATATGTACAGCGCCATCCCTCAGGAAGTGGCCACCACAGCCCAACTAAGAGCTGGTTTTCAGGATTCGATTATCGACTTTCTGGTGGCCTGGCGCCATCCCCCCTTGGAATATGCCCGGGCTGAGATCATCTCGACTGCGGCTGAGGCGGACCTCAGCCGCTTGCTCAACGTGGATGCGTCCACTATCCTCCTCTTGATCGAGGAGACGTTCTATTCGGACACCGACCAACCGATAGGGTTTTCCGCCAATTATTTCGTCCCTGGCTTCTTCAAATTCGAGGTAGTTCGCCGCATTCCTTCCTTGCGGCCATAA